TTCAGGTCGTCCGTCAGCTTGGGCCGCACCCTGCCCACCTTCGCATCATCCACGACCTCCTTGGGCATCTGCAACGTCGGGGGCGCGACGAAGTATAGCTTCGCCCCGAAGAGGGAAAGCGCGTAGGAGAGCGAGTGCGCCGTCCTTCCGTACTTGAGGTCACCGACGAGGGCGACCTTCTGCCCCTCTATCTTGCCCTTCTCCGTCCATATAGTGAACAGGTCAAGCATCGTCTGGGTCGGATGCTGGCCGGCACCGTCCCCGCCGTTTATGATGGGCTTCGCGGAGAAATTCGCAGCGAGTCTTGCCGCTCCCATGTGGTGGTGTCTCAGGACGGTCACATCCGCGTAGGACTCGGCCATCTTTATCGTGTCCGCCAGCGTCTCCCCCTTCTTCAGAGAGCTCGCCTCGGGGTCCGCCATTCCGATGGCCCTGCCGCCAAGCCTGCTCATCGCGCTCTCGAAGGAGAGGCGGGTCCTAGTGCTGGGCTCGAAGAAGATCGTGGCGAGGACCTTGCCCCTCAGGGACTCGTCCCTCCTTTCGCCCTTTGCCGCCGGAACCATCTTCTTCGCGGTCTTCAGA
The sequence above is a segment of the Candidatus Thermoplasmatota archaeon genome. Coding sequences within it:
- the pyrB gene encoding aspartate carbamoyltransferase, with the translated sequence MKFEGRDILSIKDFSVKEIMHILKTAKKMVPAAKGERRDESLRGKVLATIFFEPSTRTRLSFESAMSRLGGRAIGMADPEASSLKKGETLADTIKMAESYADVTVLRHHHMGAARLAANFSAKPIINGGDGAGQHPTQTMLDLFTIWTEKGKIEGQKVALVGDLKYGRTAHSLSYALSLFGAKLYFVAPPTLQMPKEVVDDAKVGRVRPKLTDDLNDVIGKVDVLYVTRIQKERFPDPQEYQRVAGLYKVDVGLLEEAKKDLIVMHPLPRVNEIHPSVDGTHHARYFEQAFNGVPVRMALLALILGAVE